The following proteins come from a genomic window of Pirellula staleyi DSM 6068:
- the rtcR gene encoding RNA repair transcriptional activator RtcR — translation MTKQRKLVVVGIFGTRLDAGHAKSRWNRWRPTVSVCQHEDLLVDRLELIHQPGEEAVADTLVRDIASVSPETEVRLHPLKFNDAWDFEEVFAALHHWSRGMNFRPDTEDYLIHITTGSHVQQICLFLLAESRHIPGQLLQSSPPLRAAEATGAYRIIDLDLSKYDALATRFAEEQQEGLSFLKSGIETRSRTFNTLIERIERVAIASSAPLLITGPTGAGKSQLAARIFELKRRRGQVRGSFVEVNCATLRGDQAMSSLFGHAKGAFTGATTPRAGLLMAADQGILFLDEIGELGRDEQATLLRAIEEKRFLPVGCDRETASDFQLIAGTNRDLAADVHAGRFREDLLARINLWTFRLPALAERREDIEPNIQYELDRYAARTGQQVTINKEARQKFLQFAQSPAATWSANFRDLNAAITRMATLAPSGRITTDEVHDEIARLESAWQFSGSDSGKSSRDDLSLLVELLGDEKVATIDLFDRAQLAAVVRICRESASLSDAGRKLFAISRLAKSQPNDADRLRKFLARFELSWTDFAASR, via the coding sequence ATGACGAAACAACGAAAACTGGTCGTGGTGGGGATCTTTGGGACGCGGCTGGACGCCGGGCATGCCAAATCGCGCTGGAACCGCTGGCGCCCCACTGTCTCGGTTTGCCAGCACGAAGATTTGCTCGTCGATAGGCTAGAACTAATTCATCAGCCGGGCGAAGAAGCTGTCGCCGACACACTGGTTCGGGACATCGCCAGTGTCTCGCCGGAAACGGAAGTCCGTCTCCATCCACTGAAGTTTAACGACGCTTGGGATTTCGAAGAGGTCTTTGCCGCCCTCCATCACTGGTCGCGCGGGATGAACTTCCGCCCCGATACGGAAGACTATTTGATCCACATCACCACCGGGTCGCATGTCCAGCAAATCTGCCTATTCCTCCTCGCCGAATCGCGGCACATCCCTGGACAACTCCTGCAGTCCTCCCCGCCGCTGCGAGCCGCTGAAGCGACCGGCGCCTATCGCATCATCGATCTCGATCTCTCGAAGTACGATGCCCTTGCGACCCGCTTTGCCGAAGAACAGCAGGAAGGACTCTCGTTCCTGAAATCGGGAATCGAGACCCGCAGCCGCACGTTCAACACCCTCATCGAGCGGATCGAGCGAGTCGCTATTGCCAGCAGCGCGCCACTCTTGATCACCGGTCCCACCGGCGCGGGCAAATCGCAGCTGGCAGCGCGGATCTTCGAACTCAAGCGACGTCGTGGCCAAGTGCGCGGCAGTTTCGTCGAAGTGAACTGTGCCACTTTGCGCGGCGATCAAGCCATGTCATCGCTCTTTGGACATGCCAAAGGGGCATTCACTGGCGCGACGACCCCGCGTGCTGGATTGCTTATGGCCGCTGATCAAGGGATCTTATTCCTCGATGAAATCGGCGAGCTTGGGCGCGACGAGCAAGCGACGCTGCTGCGCGCGATCGAAGAAAAACGCTTTCTCCCAGTCGGCTGCGATCGAGAAACAGCGAGCGACTTTCAGCTGATTGCAGGAACCAATCGCGATCTTGCAGCGGATGTCCACGCGGGACGCTTTCGCGAAGATTTGCTCGCGCGCATCAACCTATGGACCTTCCGACTGCCAGCCCTCGCCGAGCGCCGCGAGGATATCGAACCCAACATTCAGTATGAACTCGACCGCTACGCCGCACGGACCGGACAGCAGGTGACGATCAATAAAGAAGCGCGACAAAAGTTCCTGCAGTTTGCGCAGTCTCCGGCTGCAACATGGTCGGCCAATTTTCGCGACCTCAATGCGGCGATCACACGCATGGCGACACTTGCCCCCAGTGGCCGGATCACCACCGACGAAGTGCACGACGAAATCGCTCGCCTCGAAAGTGCCTGGCAATTTTCGGGGAGTGATTCAGGCAAGTCATCGCGCGACGATCTGTCGCTGCTCGTCGAACTCCTCGGCGACGAGAAAGTCGCAACGATCGATCTGTTCGATCGCGCGCAGCTCGCTGCTGTCGTGCGAATCTGCCGCGAAAGCGCGTCACTATCCGATGCTGGCCGGAAACTGTTTGCTATCTCACGGCTAGCCAAATCGCAGCCCAACGATGCCGATCGACTCCGCAAATTCCTAGCCCGTTTTGAGCTTAGCTGGACCGATTTCGCTGCGTCGCGGTAA
- a CDS encoding VWA domain-containing protein, whose protein sequence is MSITQEQLARWRLILGPEADKDLSRMRAGGCGLSREQLEMDEALGAIYDDTDAGLSGARSAGRNASAPRVAKWLGDIRTYFQEDVVSVIQQDAIERKSLKQLLLEPEMLKVAQPNVQLVGTLMSLKGQIPERTKETAREVVRSVVDKIKLALEQPIRSVVRGVLNRREHSPIPSSAAIDWKSTIRRNLKNYHVGLKTIIPERVFFHSRQQRSHKWTVIVNLDQSGSMADSVVYGAICGSIFASLPALRTHVMAFDTEVVDLTEQCAGDPVDMLFGIQLGGGTDINKAVGYSEQFIEEPSKTIFLLITDLFEGGNQAQLIRRLGDLRAAGVRVMVLLALSDSGKPCYDEAVAKKLTALGIPCFACTPQLLPQLLEGALRGDNLIQVASRISAALKEK, encoded by the coding sequence ATGAGCATCACTCAAGAGCAACTCGCGCGGTGGCGGCTGATTCTCGGCCCCGAAGCTGATAAAGATCTCTCCCGCATGCGTGCAGGGGGCTGTGGTCTCTCGCGCGAGCAACTCGAGATGGATGAAGCGCTCGGCGCAATCTACGACGACACCGATGCGGGACTATCGGGGGCACGATCTGCTGGGCGAAATGCGTCGGCACCACGCGTTGCTAAATGGCTCGGCGATATCCGCACCTATTTCCAGGAAGATGTCGTCTCCGTGATTCAGCAAGATGCGATTGAGCGTAAGTCACTAAAACAGCTCCTTCTCGAGCCCGAGATGCTGAAGGTCGCACAGCCGAACGTGCAGCTTGTCGGGACCCTGATGTCGCTGAAGGGGCAGATACCGGAGCGTACTAAAGAGACCGCGCGTGAGGTGGTGAGAAGTGTCGTCGATAAAATCAAACTAGCCCTCGAACAGCCGATTCGAAGTGTCGTGCGTGGTGTCCTGAATCGGCGCGAGCATTCTCCCATTCCAAGCTCTGCCGCGATCGATTGGAAGTCGACGATTCGTCGCAATCTCAAAAACTATCATGTCGGTCTGAAGACGATTATTCCCGAGCGGGTCTTCTTTCATTCGCGACAACAGCGGTCGCACAAATGGACCGTGATTGTGAACCTCGATCAAAGTGGCTCGATGGCCGACTCGGTGGTTTACGGTGCTATTTGTGGATCGATTTTTGCCAGTCTCCCCGCGCTCCGAACGCATGTGATGGCGTTCGACACCGAAGTGGTTGATCTCACCGAGCAATGTGCAGGCGATCCAGTCGACATGCTGTTTGGCATTCAGTTGGGGGGTGGTACCGATATTAACAAGGCGGTGGGCTACAGCGAGCAATTCATCGAGGAACCTTCGAAGACGATTTTTCTGTTGATCACCGATTTGTTCGAAGGGGGGAATCAGGCGCAGCTGATACGGCGGCTCGGAGACCTGCGCGCTGCGGGAGTGCGCGTGATGGTGCTCTTGGCGCTCAGCGACAGTGGCAAGCCTTGCTACGATGAAGCTGTAGCGAAAAAACTTACCGCGCTTGGCATTCCATGTTTTGCTTGTACCCCGCAGCTGTTGCCGCAACTGCTCGAGGGTGCTTTGCGAGGAGATAATCTGATTCAAGTTGCGAGTCGCATCAGCGCCGCGCTCAAGGAAAAGTAA